A single window of Tenericutes bacterium MZ-XQ DNA harbors:
- a CDS encoding limonene-1,2-epoxide hydrolase, with the protein MQETTLETKSITSVDTILTQWSKTYNPDGKPDWSHIFPYYDKEIIFHDSIQRIEGFEKFEAMCNRLTKRCKSLDMQLKHVVKHEEIIFMEWKMTMSFRFFPKKPIYGSSRLTLNENGKIIEQRDYYDLWGDIYDGVPVWRRIYRWFMRTFFG; encoded by the coding sequence ATGCAAGAAACAACATTAGAAACTAAAAGTATTACATCTGTTGATACCATATTGACGCAGTGGTCAAAAACCTATAATCCAGATGGAAAGCCAGACTGGTCTCATATCTTTCCTTACTACGATAAGGAAATTATTTTTCATGACTCGATTCAAAGGATAGAAGGTTTCGAAAAGTTTGAAGCTATGTGTAATCGCCTAACAAAAAGATGTAAAAGTTTGGATATGCAACTTAAACATGTTGTTAAACACGAGGAAATCATTTTTATGGAATGGAAAATGACGATGTCGTTTCGGTTCTTTCCTAAAAAACCAATTTATGGATCTTCAAGATTGACACTTAATGAAAATGGAAAAATCATAGAGCAAAGGGATTACTATGATTTATGGGGAGACATCTATGATGGAGTTCCAGTATGGAGACGTATATATCGATGGTTTATGCGTACTTTTTTTGGATAG
- a CDS encoding ABC transporter permease, with amino-acid sequence MNEIRAQKNKILKNKIKTFLQKPEHIILVIFGVLLTLVTIVPMLTLLNDTFLIKPGSYSQFVTGRSSGYTFVNWVDLFAGDISRANLYDPMKNSILLAIFASFGAILFGGIFAYLITRTNIAAKKYLSAIFIFPYIMPQWTLAVIWQNLFKSNAVTGGSDGVFAAFFGIDMPNWWVVGLFPSILILAIHYAPFAYILIGSIFRNMDSNLEEAAIIMDTPKPKMFFKITLPMVYPAILSTVLLVFASSMGSYPVPHYLQLETLATRYVSLGVRRAGQNSILGVLMMLFGVLILIINHRNTKSRKSYTTVTGKSGQISLVNVGKVLKYVIPAVLVFITFFTSIYPIIAFALETFLPNPGDYSFILHGDWDSLTSKWWVHNSMEEVGLYGQMGILYNNTIWNGFKGSIIVSSFAALFAGTFGLLIGYSVSRNRRNKFALYVNNMAFLPYLLPALAMGIAFFTFGSALGIYDTFLLVIIAGTIKYIPFASRSSLNSMMQISPEIEESAMILGIPCSFRHLKPLAFLLV; translated from the coding sequence ATGAATGAAATAAGAGCACAAAAAAATAAAATTCTCAAAAACAAAATTAAAACTTTTCTTCAAAAACCTGAACATATTATTTTAGTGATATTTGGTGTCTTATTAACATTAGTAACAATTGTCCCTATGCTCACGCTTTTAAATGATACCTTCCTGATTAAACCAGGAAGTTATTCACAGTTTGTAACTGGTAGAAGTAGTGGGTATACATTTGTTAACTGGGTTGATTTATTTGCAGGAGATATTTCTCGAGCAAATTTATATGATCCAATGAAAAACAGTATACTTCTTGCGATTTTTGCAAGTTTCGGAGCAATTTTGTTTGGTGGGATATTTGCTTACTTGATAACTCGAACAAATATTGCTGCGAAAAAATACTTAAGTGCAATTTTTATTTTCCCTTATATTATGCCACAATGGACACTAGCAGTTATTTGGCAAAATCTTTTTAAAAGTAATGCTGTAACTGGTGGTTCTGACGGTGTTTTCGCTGCGTTCTTCGGTATTGATATGCCAAATTGGTGGGTTGTTGGCCTATTTCCATCAATCTTGATATTAGCAATCCATTATGCACCATTTGCATATATACTCATTGGTAGTATCTTTAGAAATATGGATTCTAACTTGGAAGAAGCTGCAATCATTATGGATACGCCTAAACCTAAAATGTTTTTTAAGATCACATTACCGATGGTTTATCCAGCAATTCTTTCAACAGTATTATTAGTATTTGCGAGTTCAATGGGTAGTTACCCAGTACCTCATTATCTACAACTAGAAACGCTAGCGACTAGATATGTCTCTCTAGGTGTTAGAAGAGCTGGTCAAAATAGTATTCTAGGTGTATTAATGATGTTATTTGGAGTTTTAATCCTAATTATCAATCATAGAAATACAAAAAGTAGAAAAAGCTATACCACAGTTACTGGTAAGTCAGGTCAAATTAGTTTAGTAAATGTAGGTAAAGTTTTAAAATATGTTATTCCTGCTGTATTAGTGTTTATAACATTCTTTACATCTATTTATCCAATCATCGCATTCGCACTTGAAACATTCTTACCTAATCCAGGTGACTATAGTTTCATCCTTCATGGTGATTGGGATTCACTCACATCAAAATGGTGGGTTCATAATAGTATGGAAGAAGTCGGTTTATATGGCCAAATGGGTATTTTATATAACAATACAATATGGAATGGCTTTAAGGGATCAATTATAGTTTCATCATTTGCAGCATTATTTGCTGGAACGTTTGGGTTGCTCATTGGTTACTCTGTAAGTCGTAACCGAAGAAACAAGTTCGCTTTATATGTTAATAATATGGCGTTTCTACCATACTTATTACCTGCACTGGCGATGGGGATTGCGTTTTTCACCTTTGGGTCTGCATTAGGTATATATGATACATTCTTATTAGTTATTATAGCGGGTACGATAAAATATATTCCATTTGCCTCACGAAGTTCGCTAAACTCTATGATGCAAATCAGTCCTGAAATTGAAGAATCAGCAATGATTTTGGGTATACCTTGTTCCTTTAGACATTTAAAACCACTCGCTTTCTTGTTAGTTTGA
- a CDS encoding DUF4956 domain-containing protein gives MITSFITIDIQPLTLTGILLVLTTSTILGGLISLVYVLTHRKTVYDQSFSMTLFLMPVVISVIVLLISDNLARAFSLAGVFTLVRFRTAIADSRDITYILSTVGIALASAMGLIGIAIIITIFISVLLFGLHFLRLDKDSTSHSKLKIIIPENLNYANAFDDVFKKYVMSYKLQKVKTTDFGTMFELTYLIKSKPDINQKAFLDELRVRNGNLSITLTSDYVSVVSDL, from the coding sequence ATGATTACATCCTTTATCACTATTGACATACAACCTTTGACATTAACAGGCATCCTTTTGGTTTTAACGACATCAACAATTTTAGGGGGTCTTATTAGTTTAGTCTATGTTCTAACACATAGGAAAACAGTGTATGATCAATCATTTAGTATGACATTGTTTTTAATGCCTGTTGTGATATCTGTTATTGTGTTACTGATATCTGATAATTTAGCAAGAGCGTTTAGTTTAGCTGGTGTATTTACTTTAGTAAGATTTAGAACTGCTATCGCAGATTCAAGAGATATTACATATATTTTAAGTACAGTAGGAATTGCTTTAGCATCAGCAATGGGGCTTATAGGTATCGCTATTATTATCACTATATTTATAAGTGTATTATTATTTGGACTACATTTTTTGAGACTAGATAAAGATTCGACTAGTCACTCTAAATTAAAAATCATCATTCCAGAGAACTTGAATTATGCCAATGCATTTGATGATGTATTTAAAAAGTATGTCATGAGTTATAAACTCCAAAAAGTTAAAACTACTGATTTTGGTACAATGTTTGAACTAACATATCTGATTAAGTCAAAACCTGATATCAATCAAAAAGCTTTTTTAGATGAGTTGCGTGTTAGAAATGGCAATTTATCCATCACTTTAACAAGCGACTATGTCTCAGTTGTTAGCGATCTGTAA
- a CDS encoding glycosyl hydrolase codes for MRYLNVNRYLLHKQSTISEDVFELEKKMKSILDQKISGISFSPYLEGQDPSVKSIISHEQIADRLEIIRPYTHWVRTFSATNGNEEVPRIAHEKNLKTLVGAWIDSDEENNELEINNIIEIAKNGHADLIAIGNEVLLREDLEVEQLIDYIKRVKAAVPHVPVGYVDAYYMFVNYPEIVDACDVIFANCYPFWEHCALDISVEYMKKMYELAVKHAKGKPVVISETGWPTKGEQYGGAVPSYENAMRYFINTYEWANQENIHLFYFSSFDEIWKINHEGEYGAYWGLWDKDGKYKFKK; via the coding sequence ATGCGTTATCTTAATGTAAATAGATATCTACTTCATAAACAATCAACAATCAGTGAAGATGTCTTTGAATTAGAGAAAAAAATGAAAAGTATATTGGATCAAAAAATTTCAGGGATAAGTTTCAGTCCTTATTTGGAAGGGCAAGATCCAAGTGTGAAATCCATCATTTCTCACGAGCAAATAGCTGATCGCTTAGAAATTATTAGACCTTATACACATTGGGTTAGAACTTTCTCAGCAACAAATGGAAATGAAGAAGTTCCAAGAATCGCTCATGAAAAAAATCTAAAAACACTCGTGGGTGCTTGGATCGATAGCGATGAAGAAAACAATGAACTTGAAATCAATAACATCATAGAAATCGCTAAAAATGGACATGCAGATTTGATTGCGATTGGTAATGAGGTTTTGCTTAGAGAAGATTTAGAAGTTGAACAACTTATAGATTATATCAAAAGAGTAAAAGCTGCTGTACCACATGTTCCAGTAGGATATGTAGATGCTTATTACATGTTTGTGAATTATCCAGAAATTGTAGATGCATGTGATGTTATATTTGCGAACTGTTATCCTTTTTGGGAACATTGCGCACTTGATATTTCAGTAGAATACATGAAAAAAATGTATGAACTTGCTGTTAAACATGCAAAAGGAAAACCTGTTGTGATTAGCGAAACAGGTTGGCCAACAAAAGGTGAACAATATGGAGGAGCTGTTCCTTCATATGAGAATGCCATGAGATATTTTATTAACACCTATGAGTGGGCTAATCAAGAAAACATCCACCTATTTTATTTTTCATCATTTGATGAAATATGGAAGATCAATCACGAAGGCGAATACGGTGCATACTGGGGTCTTTGGGATAAGGACGGCAAATACAAATTTAAAAAATAG
- a CDS encoding transketolase: MIKLKDKLEKTVELRSVYAQTISELMDQDNQVVALEADLSSASTTIKVLEKHPDRVINCGIQEANMIGVAAGLSLIGMKPFVHSFAPFVSRRPFDQVFLSLGYAQLSATIIGSDGGVAAEHNGGTHMPFEDLALYRAIPHATVMEMSDAVMFEDILRQVNDRKGLHYIRITRKSMQAIYEKDSTFKIGKGVILKDGSDVTIVATGLLLEEALKAHEILKEKGIHAAVLDLFTIKPIDEQLLIKYAKKTSLIITAENHNIVGGLYSAVSECLSQIEPVKILPVGVKEQFGQVGLIPYLKEYYGLTAEHIVDVVLKHLKVSNKKD, encoded by the coding sequence ATGATTAAACTTAAAGACAAACTTGAAAAAACAGTTGAACTTAGATCTGTTTACGCTCAAACTATCTCAGAATTAATGGATCAAGATAATCAAGTAGTAGCACTAGAAGCAGATTTATCTAGTGCATCCACCACGATTAAGGTTTTAGAAAAACACCCTGATAGAGTCATTAATTGTGGTATACAAGAAGCCAATATGATAGGTGTAGCTGCTGGTTTAAGTTTAATCGGGATGAAACCTTTTGTTCATAGCTTTGCACCATTTGTTTCAAGAAGACCCTTTGATCAAGTCTTTCTATCTTTAGGATATGCCCAATTATCAGCAACCATTATTGGCTCAGATGGTGGTGTTGCAGCTGAGCATAATGGAGGTACCCATATGCCTTTTGAAGATCTAGCGTTATATAGAGCTATACCTCATGCAACAGTCATGGAGATGAGTGATGCTGTTATGTTTGAAGATATTTTAAGACAAGTAAACGATAGAAAAGGTCTTCATTATATAAGAATCACAAGAAAATCAATGCAAGCCATCTATGAAAAAGATTCAACATTTAAAATTGGTAAAGGTGTTATTTTAAAAGATGGATCAGACGTTACCATTGTTGCAACCGGTCTTCTATTAGAAGAAGCTTTAAAAGCACATGAAATACTAAAGGAAAAAGGTATTCATGCAGCAGTTTTAGATTTATTCACTATTAAACCCATTGATGAACAATTATTGATTAAATATGCAAAAAAAACTTCATTAATTATAACTGCTGAAAATCACAATATTGTCGGAGGATTATATAGTGCTGTAAGCGAATGCTTGTCACAAATAGAGCCTGTTAAGATTTTACCTGTTGGTGTTAAAGAACAATTTGGACAAGTTGGACTTATACCTTACTTAAAAGAGTATTATGGATTAACTGCAGAACATATTGTAGATGTGGTTCTAAAACATTTAAAAGTAAGTAATAAAAAAGATTGA
- a CDS encoding L-erythro-3,5-diaminohexanoate dehydrogenase, producing MNYCKYGTHRVIEPKGVLPQAAFKIDPTPKPFLNECLIEVDVLNIDSASFTQIKKACDYDEEKMKAMIMGIVKEQGKMQNPVTKSGGMLIGAVKEIGPEFHDQTLTPGTKIATLVSLSLTPLFIEEIISINLTNEQVKIKGQAILFDSGIYARIPADLNEKLVLAALDVAGAPAQAIKLAKKDDQVLILGANGKSGILCGYQAKKVVGPNGKVIGLVRKEEQKQFLETLNIFDEIIIGDALDAIDTYHKVSEITKGQLCDLTINVVNIQNTEMASILSTKDNGTVYFFSMATSFTKAALGAEGIGKDVNMIIGNGYTKDHAEITLNLMRESKVLHDLFLERYQ from the coding sequence ATGAATTATTGTAAGTATGGAACGCACCGCGTTATTGAACCAAAAGGAGTATTACCTCAGGCAGCTTTTAAAATTGATCCAACACCAAAACCTTTTTTAAATGAGTGTTTGATTGAAGTCGATGTATTGAATATTGATTCTGCATCATTTACACAAATTAAAAAAGCTTGTGATTATGATGAAGAAAAGATGAAAGCTATGATTATGGGGATTGTTAAAGAACAAGGTAAAATGCAAAACCCAGTAACTAAGAGTGGCGGTATGCTGATTGGAGCAGTTAAAGAGATTGGCCCAGAATTTCACGATCAAACATTAACACCAGGGACAAAAATCGCAACACTCGTATCATTATCGCTAACTCCTCTTTTCATAGAAGAGATTATTTCAATTAATCTCACTAATGAACAAGTAAAAATAAAAGGACAAGCTATACTATTTGACTCTGGTATTTATGCTAGAATACCTGCTGATTTAAATGAAAAACTTGTACTTGCTGCTTTAGATGTAGCAGGCGCTCCTGCTCAAGCAATCAAATTAGCCAAAAAAGATGATCAAGTACTTATTTTAGGTGCTAATGGAAAAAGTGGTATCTTATGTGGATATCAAGCTAAAAAAGTTGTAGGACCAAACGGTAAAGTTATTGGTCTTGTTAGAAAAGAAGAACAAAAACAATTTTTGGAAACCTTAAATATTTTTGATGAGATCATCATAGGTGATGCATTAGATGCTATTGATACATATCATAAAGTGAGTGAGATCACTAAAGGTCAATTATGTGATTTGACAATCAATGTTGTGAATATTCAAAATACAGAAATGGCTTCTATATTATCAACAAAAGATAACGGTACTGTCTATTTCTTTAGCATGGCAACATCATTTACCAAAGCTGCACTCGGTGCAGAAGGTATAGGTAAAGATGTCAATATGATTATTGGTAACGGATATACAAAAGATCACGCAGAAATCACTTTAAATTTAATGAGAGAAAGTAAAGTCTTACACGATTTATTTTTAGAACGCTATCAATAA
- a CDS encoding 3-keto-5-aminohexanoate cleavage protein, with amino-acid sequence MEKLIITCAISGAEVTKEHNPYVPYTPEEMALEAYKAYQAGASIIHVHVRNNDGTPTQDQKRFEATIKAIREKCPDVIIQPSTGGAVGMTRDERLQPTNLKIEMATLDCGTLNFGGDDIFVNTENDIKYFAKVMKERNIYPELECFEKGHIDQVLRLHKKGFIHEPMHFSFVLGVNGGMTGEERDFHFLRESIPSHATYSVVGIGKYEFPLAELSIKHGGHVRVGLEDNIYLEKGVLAKGNEDLVKKVVSIAKKYNRPIASPAEARKILQMKEFNKHELL; translated from the coding sequence ATGGAAAAATTAATTATTACCTGCGCAATATCTGGTGCAGAAGTCACAAAAGAACATAACCCATACGTACCATATACACCTGAAGAAATGGCGTTAGAAGCATATAAAGCATATCAAGCAGGAGCATCTATCATCCATGTTCATGTAAGAAATAATGATGGCACACCAACTCAAGATCAAAAACGATTTGAAGCAACCATTAAAGCCATTAGAGAAAAATGCCCAGATGTTATTATTCAACCATCAACAGGGGGTGCAGTAGGCATGACAAGAGATGAAAGACTGCAACCAACAAATCTAAAGATTGAAATGGCAACTCTTGATTGTGGGACACTTAACTTTGGTGGAGATGATATATTTGTAAATACTGAAAATGATATTAAATACTTTGCTAAAGTTATGAAAGAAAGAAACATATACCCAGAGCTCGAGTGTTTTGAAAAAGGGCATATCGATCAAGTTTTAAGACTTCATAAAAAGGGGTTCATTCATGAACCCATGCACTTTAGTTTTGTCTTAGGTGTTAATGGGGGTATGACTGGAGAAGAAAGAGACTTTCATTTTTTAAGAGAGTCAATTCCAAGTCATGCTACATATAGTGTAGTTGGTATTGGAAAATATGAGTTTCCATTAGCTGAGCTTTCGATTAAGCATGGAGGACATGTTAGAGTTGGGCTTGAAGACAATATCTATTTAGAAAAAGGTGTTTTAGCTAAAGGCAATGAAGACCTTGTAAAAAAAGTTGTAAGTATCGCAAAAAAATACAATAGACCTATCGCTTCACCGGCTGAAGCTAGAAAAATATTACAGATGAAGGAGTTTAATAAACATGAATTATTGTAA
- a CDS encoding phosphoenolpyruvate--protein phosphotransferase, producing MSKGMIACKGIAIGKVYIFKKEKITISEKTSSSVDESLKKLSAAIKKSEDELKHLIKTSAHGDIFDAHLSILQDIELIELSQKLIKEDKMTAAYAYQEATNHYIQMFEAIEDEYFKERALDIKDIQHRVLCHILNIEVKDLSSIEEPSIIVANDLTPSDTSNLDLNYIQGIITETGGLTSHTAIIARSLDIPTIVGIKGITDQLKEDDMLILDAIDHNLHINPDKKITNTYLKKLEDFITYKKKLAGLKDVPAETTDGVKVKLFANIGSPKDIETLDHYGAQGVGLFRTEFLFMDSTTTPSIEKQKQAYKEIFDHIDPVIIRTLDIGGDKNLPYLKFDHEENPFLGHRAIRLCLSEIELFKTQLKAILIASKKQKHLYLMIPMIAKVDEIVQTKKVIEEVKKELQKEDVAYQENIKLGIMIEIPSAALNIKRLAKHIDFISIGSNDLIQYLYAADRMNEKVSYLYEPFDPTLLELINKVIKDSKDAGLETGLCGEIGSIPEIALLLMAMGIDEISLTAAMIPELKQVVRASSFKEMTKLLEKALQLDDAKAVKSLMSDYLKTLNL from the coding sequence ATGTCAAAAGGTATGATTGCTTGTAAAGGTATTGCTATTGGTAAAGTGTACATATTTAAAAAAGAGAAAATTACGATTTCAGAAAAAACATCTTCCTCTGTTGATGAAAGTCTAAAAAAACTATCTGCTGCTATTAAAAAAAGTGAAGATGAACTAAAACATTTAATAAAAACATCTGCTCATGGTGACATTTTTGATGCTCATCTTTCGATTTTGCAAGACATAGAACTTATTGAACTATCACAAAAACTAATTAAGGAAGACAAAATGACTGCTGCTTACGCGTATCAAGAAGCAACAAATCATTATATTCAAATGTTTGAAGCTATAGAAGATGAATATTTTAAGGAACGTGCACTCGATATTAAGGATATACAACATCGTGTATTATGCCACATATTAAACATCGAAGTAAAAGATCTATCCTCGATTGAAGAACCTTCAATTATTGTTGCAAATGATTTAACACCTAGTGATACATCTAATTTAGACTTAAACTATATTCAGGGTATTATAACAGAGACAGGCGGACTCACTAGTCACACTGCAATTATTGCAAGATCTTTAGACATTCCTACAATTGTTGGTATCAAAGGTATCACTGACCAATTAAAAGAAGATGATATGTTGATATTAGATGCTATTGATCATAACTTACACATCAATCCAGATAAAAAAATAACTAACACTTATCTTAAAAAATTAGAAGATTTTATAACCTATAAAAAGAAGTTGGCAGGATTAAAAGATGTTCCAGCTGAAACAACTGATGGCGTAAAGGTCAAACTATTTGCTAATATAGGTAGTCCTAAAGATATCGAAACTTTAGATCATTATGGTGCTCAGGGTGTCGGTCTATTTAGAACTGAATTTCTTTTTATGGATTCTACAACTACACCAAGCATTGAAAAACAGAAACAAGCTTACAAAGAAATATTTGATCACATCGATCCAGTCATTATTAGAACACTAGATATTGGCGGAGATAAAAACTTACCTTATCTAAAATTTGACCATGAGGAAAACCCATTTTTAGGTCATAGAGCAATTCGCTTATGCTTATCTGAAATAGAGTTATTTAAGACTCAGTTAAAAGCCATTTTAATCGCTTCAAAAAAACAAAAACACTTATATTTAATGATTCCTATGATCGCAAAAGTCGATGAAATTGTTCAAACAAAGAAAGTCATTGAGGAAGTCAAAAAAGAGCTTCAAAAAGAGGATGTTGCTTATCAAGAAAATATAAAATTAGGTATCATGATTGAAATCCCAAGTGCAGCTTTAAATATTAAAAGATTAGCAAAACATATTGATTTTATATCAATAGGAAGTAATGATCTCATCCAATACTTATACGCTGCCGATCGTATGAATGAAAAAGTTAGCTATTTATATGAGCCTTTTGATCCTACATTGCTAGAACTCATAAACAAAGTTATAAAGGACTCAAAAGATGCTGGGTTAGAAACTGGGCTATGTGGAGAAATCGGAAGTATTCCTGAGATTGCTTTATTGCTCATGGCTATGGGTATTGATGAAATCAGTCTAACTGCAGCTATGATTCCAGAACTCAAACAAGTCGTTAGGGCTTCATCATTCAAAGAAATGACTAAGTTATTAGAAAAAGCATTACAATTAGATGATGCAAAAGCTGTTAAATCACTTATGAGTGATTATCTAAAAACATTGAATCTATAG
- a CDS encoding transketolase produces MTTKFSNQIRLEILKMLKHRNFGHLGGSLSIVETLSVLYGGMMNINPKDPQDPNRDYFILSKGHAGPALYATLALKGYFDKNLLKTLNENGTTLPSHTDKNLTTGVDMTTGSLGQGLSVAVGVALGFKLQNKKNRVYTVVGDGELNEGQCYEAFIFAGQKKLDNLIVFIDDNKLQLDGFRKDISDQGDFVKRLESFNFYASKIDGHSEEKIKKAIEDAMKQEGKPSVIVLDTIKGKGVKEFENIAKNHHMRFSEKEHQILDRVIAELEADIND; encoded by the coding sequence ATGACAACAAAATTTTCAAATCAGATTAGACTAGAAATACTTAAAATGCTTAAACATCGAAATTTTGGTCATTTAGGTGGAAGCTTATCAATTGTAGAGACTTTATCAGTTCTTTATGGTGGTATGATGAACATAAATCCTAAAGATCCGCAAGACCCAAATAGAGATTACTTTATTCTTTCTAAAGGACATGCAGGTCCAGCATTATATGCAACGCTTGCACTCAAAGGATACTTTGATAAAAATCTTTTAAAAACACTAAATGAAAATGGCACTACCTTGCCATCTCATACTGATAAAAATCTAACAACAGGTGTCGATATGACTACAGGATCGTTAGGTCAAGGACTGAGTGTAGCTGTAGGTGTTGCCTTAGGATTCAAACTCCAAAACAAAAAAAATCGAGTATATACAGTTGTAGGTGACGGAGAACTTAATGAAGGACAATGTTATGAGGCTTTTATATTTGCTGGACAGAAAAAACTAGATAACTTAATTGTTTTTATAGACGATAATAAGTTGCAACTTGATGGTTTTAGAAAAGATATATCTGATCAAGGTGATTTTGTAAAAAGATTAGAATCTTTTAATTTTTATGCATCAAAAATTGATGGGCACTCTGAAGAAAAGATTAAAAAAGCAATTGAAGACGCTATGAAACAAGAAGGTAAACCAAGTGTTATTGTATTAGACACAATCAAAGGTAAAGGTGTAAAAGAATTTGAGAATATAGCAAAAAACCATCACATGCGCTTTTCAGAAAAAGAACATCAAATCTTAGACAGAGTCATAGCAGAACTGGAGGCAGATATCAATGATTAA
- a CDS encoding protease encodes MKKIAILVADYFEDNELFYPYFRLQEAGFDVDLVGAKANETYKSKHNAPAVSNVASKDVSSKDYVAVIIPGGYSPDHMRRSKETVDFVKAMSHEKKLIAAICHGPWMMASACDLKGRTLTGYYSIKDDLVHAGATYVDQEVAVDDNYITSRTPKDLPAFLKAILNYLA; translated from the coding sequence ATGAAAAAAATAGCAATATTGGTTGCAGATTACTTTGAAGATAACGAGTTATTCTATCCCTATTTTAGGTTACAAGAAGCTGGATTTGATGTGGATTTGGTTGGTGCAAAAGCAAATGAAACTTACAAAAGTAAACACAACGCACCAGCAGTAAGTAATGTGGCGTCAAAAGATGTCTCATCAAAAGACTATGTAGCTGTGATCATTCCTGGTGGTTACTCTCCAGATCACATGAGAAGATCAAAAGAAACAGTAGACTTTGTGAAAGCAATGAGTCATGAAAAAAAATTAATTGCTGCAATATGTCACGGACCATGGATGATGGCTTCTGCTTGCGATTTAAAAGGCAGGACATTAACAGGTTATTATTCAATCAAAGATGATCTTGTTCATGCAGGTGCAACTTATGTAGATCAAGAAGTGGCTGTAGATGATAACTATATTACATCAAGAACACCTAAAGATCTACCTGCTTTTTTAAAGGCAATCTTAAACTATTTGGCATAA
- a CDS encoding 3-aminobutyryl-CoA ammonia lyase, which produces MKKVVHRLRLSAHDAHYGGGLVDGAKVLALFGDVATELLIINDGDEGLFRAYDSVEFLAPLYAGDFIEVEATLTHIGNTSRKMEFACYKVITARPEINASAADVLKERILTTKASGTCVVPKEKQR; this is translated from the coding sequence ATGAAAAAAGTTGTTCACAGATTAAGACTTAGCGCACATGATGCGCATTACGGCGGAGGATTGGTTGATGGTGCTAAAGTATTAGCGCTATTTGGAGATGTTGCTACTGAATTACTAATAATCAATGATGGTGATGAAGGATTGTTTAGAGCATATGATAGTGTTGAGTTTCTGGCACCACTATATGCTGGCGATTTCATTGAAGTAGAAGCAACCCTCACTCATATCGGAAACACCTCTAGAAAGATGGAGTTTGCTTGTTATAAAGTGATTACAGCTAGACCAGAAATCAACGCAAGTGCTGCTGATGTGTTAAAAGAAAGAATATTGACGACTAAAGCTTCAGGAACATGTGTTGTTCCTAAAGAAAAGCAGAGATGA